The DNA window TGTGTGCTCAAGAAGGAAAGCCACAGGAGACCCTCTTCAGTGCCTTCCCTAATGTGCTGAAATGGGGGAGGCAGATAGAATATGAAGAAACTTTCCACCAGACTCTTAGATTCTTGTGTTGGTCCCGAGGACCTCCCTTGACCACTTTCCGTACTGTATCTCTATTGATGCTGGTTCTTCCCTTTGGTCTCTTCCGTCATCCGCTTgggagctccagttccagggccgGCATTTGCGTGCCTCTCTTGGGGGCCGTTGGCTCCACCTTCCTTCCTGGCTCTTGGGTGTGAACTAACTGGACGTACAAGGGAAGTTCTGTAGCTCAGCTGAGATGTTGCTGCAGGTGACAGGACTCTGTGGGGAGGTGTCCAGGAGTTAGGTCTGGCCCATCTCCACACTATGGCCTCCTTGACAGTGTCTCCTTTCTCTCTCGACGCCCTCTTTTGGAACTGATATGTTACAAGGCCTAGTCTGGTACCTTAAAACCCGAGTTTAATGTGTAATTGTAAGATTGTGACATTTTGCGTATACATCGCCCTGGGACTTCCCCATTTCTTTGATGTTCCAGCACTGTGAGAGGAGGATTCTGTCTCTTTAAGCCCCACAGTCTGGGGACGAGAGTTCCCAGAGTGACATGAGCAGGCCTGGATGAGAAGCCGGTGAAGACTAAGGAGGGATTGGATCAGATGGAACAGCTATCCCCTGTCCCCTCTCACCTAGTAAGGTCAAACACAAGAAAGGGACAATGGAATTATTATAACGCTACAACCCCCTCTACAGGGGGTCCATGCTGAGTTTGTTCTTCCGCAGGACATTCAGCCAAATGTGAGTGAGAGTCgttttcctgtctttccatcCCAACTTGGTGGGTTCTATACCAGCTGTCGGTTCATTTTTCGGATTCTATTTATGTATCAGCATATCCTCTTCCTCCCATTGTCTGTCCATTCCTCTGTGTTGgtgtggctttcttctcctgttgttggggggggaggaggaaatgAGTAATTTTCCATTCTTTCTTGAAGCCCTCCAGTATTACCTAATTCTCCCCTTGTCTTTCCTTGATGTCTTACTAGCATTTCCTCGACTCCTTTCTCTCTGTGAGCCCACCCATGGGCCCCTGAGCTAAAGACTTGTGGGAAATAGCAAGTCATAGCACAAACTAAGAGAGGTTAAAGTGGAAATCAAGAAAAAGTGCTGATATGAGAAACTGAATGCTTTTTCTCCAAGGAACGGTGGGTAGATAAAGTGGCCTCTTAATGCTGTCATTCAAAGGAAGCAAAGCTAAACCACTGCCTAAACACCCAGCAAAGGGAGCTGAGACATATGAGCTGAGACAAAATTTTCACAAGGTTGTTTTGGATCATATAAACATTTACTCACATCCAAAGAATATTTTCTGAGAACATAATACAGTAACAGTGTTAAGAGCCTGGGACCGATGCAGGATGCCAAAGCAGCATCAGGAAACAAATTCTGGTGAGGAGACCAAAAATCAGCAAAATTTTATATAGATAAAATGTTCCACCCTCAGGTATTACTTGCCGTAAGCCACACGAGGTAGAAAAGAGACTCAGAGTGGAAGAGAAATTCAACTCTAAACAGGGTGTGAAGGGGGTGAGCTAAGGAGAGGGGTGGGCAAGGCCAGGCATGTCTGGGAAAAGCCCTCCATGTGGATGTAATACGGGACAGTCAAGGCCTTGGAGCCTTGCAATGTCTGCTCGCCATGTTGGGGGAACATGTGGTGGCCAGTGAGAGTGGACATGAGGGAATCATGGGggaacagaagggaaggaggtctgggCGGTGATGGGGGGCCTCCTAATGAAAGGCTTTCATACTGGAACTTTCATTCTTCTATAGATTCACTTTCAACAGTCTGAGGTCAGGGACAGGCGAGGCGACGATGGGGAAGTCAAAGAAACAAGAAGGTCCGGAGAGTCTGTATATGCGTAACATGACTGAATACCATTTATTTAGAAGGTCAGCCCAGGTAGGGGGCATTGCCCTCATGCAGAGCGGCAATGACAATTGCTGGCGTCGGGTAGGAAACGGCAGGTGGAAAGGAGTCAGGAACGGGTGTGTTTTAGAAGGGTCAGCAGGAGCTTCTGATGGTGGATGAACGGATGAGAGAAGGCTAGCCCTTTAGAGGATCCCCAGCGTGGTAACCTGCAACTACACAGACCCGTCATTAACAGAGGAGGGAAGTGGAGTGTTGTTGCGTCATGGATGAGGAAGACTCGAACATGGCACTTTCCCTAGAACAAGACCACAGCTCACTCAGGGAGATAGTGAACTCTGTTAGAATTCAGCAGCTCAGATTAGCCTCGCCTACTATGAAAGGAAATAGCCACACGGGGGCAGCAGAGAACCAAGAGTACAGCCAGGccagagggaaaggaggggatcCACGCAAGTTtgagtttgctttgcttttgtttttctcagttttaattgtatgtttttgtattttgtattggTTGGCTGGAGTTTGGCTTTTGTATGTTTGTGGTGGGGGGCGGGGTGAGCATCACCCATGTGATTAACTCAACCCATCCTAGGTCCTCCAGGATTCACCCCTACCTCAATTACCACATTATTTACCCACCTCCTTCTGGTATGTCTGTATAGGAAGCTCCTGCCTACGTGAATGTAGCTGAACCCCAGATCCCTCTCCTCACTTGAGCTCCTTCCATTCCTCTCCACGCCAAGTAGTGGGGATGGTGCTCTCCCAGACACTCGGGGGGTGTGTATCCACATAATCCTTTCTCTCGGCCTCTCCACCGCCATTGCTGCAACTTCCTACTCCAAGTTCACTCCCAAAGCACATGCTTCTGTTTCCATCACCACCTCCGGAGCCCCGCCCACCCCGGTGACCTCATCTGGAATGATCTGAGAGAGCCTCCCAGAGGTGATGGCTCTGCCCTGGACCTTCCACAGGCTTGCTTAAAATAGACACCAGCAGCGATCCTCGATCCTCTATTGGGGAGCTCTGCCCAGGCTGTTTCTCTACCCCGCCTGCCTCGGCTTCCTTACTCCTGCCTCCCTTGAGGAAAAAGCAAACTCCTAACATGGCAGGCTTTCTTTGACGTGACTCTGGTACCCTCTCTATGCTCCTTTCATCCTCTGACTGCCCATCCCTTACTTTCCTTATTCCCCAGCAGACGTCTGCTCTTCCTGGAACCTCTCTCACATCAGTGTGCCGTATTCCTAGCTACGAACCAAGCCAGTACTCGCCCCCCTGACCTCTTACATGCCATGTTCTTTCCAAGATCTTCTCCTGCTTCGGGACTTCATTTTGTCACCACCTCCCGTTCATGTTGCATTTCCCCACCGCAAACATTTTACTAATCCTCAGCCATGACTTCATATTCATAGACCGCTCTTTATACTGGTGAGGAGAAAAAGAACTGGGAAATGGTGATTTTAAGTCTCATCTTGTTATTGCAATTTTATTGCCATAAATGGGTCAGAAACGAGTTATCTCTTACCAGAGAGAATGTTAAAAGCTGGTGGTGTGCAAATGCTGGTAATCAAGCATAATAAATCAacgaacacagaaaacaggctacGGCCACCGAAACTATCCTTTCAGGTTAGTGATCTCTAAAGGAAAGCAATGAACTTCCTCCATGGGACAGAACCCGTGAACCTTAGGGAGGAGCTGGCCTGGGAGTTTGGCAGAAGTACAATTCACTCCCAACTTACTCACACAAGCCTTGAAATTCATTTACTCTTTTTCTAGGCAATATTTACTGTTTCTATCTTCCTCAAGAGATGTTTAGCGTCATCAGCCACCACGTTAAGGAATTTTGAATGCAGATTGTAGGCTTTGAAACCCTGGATGACAGAAGACGAAGGGCCTCCTTTCACGGCACAAAAAGCTTCAGCACAGTTTATAGATTTTGCCACTATGCTGTCATCCTTTACAAGGGACCAGAAGTCCAAGCTCTTGAGGTGGCCCCTGATGTCTTGCACGGGTGTATCCAGCTTTTCAGCAATCTCTTCAATCGATTCATCATCCAAGCCAAAATAGCTTCGGTACCCCTTCAAGCACTGTTCTTGCTGAGGCAAGTCGAAGCCCATCAAGAAGGTCATGCAGGGGATGAAGGCTAGAGCCGCCGACTTCAAGGCCTCCATCCAGATCTTCTCCTGGAGAAAACTTCTCTTTATCTCAATGGAAGCATCACTGATACTGGGCAACAGCAGTGCAAACATATGACGCTTGTGGCAAGGGACCTCCTTCAGGAGCGTCTCCTCCAGCTTTGGGAAATCAAAACGATCCAGATCAAAGTTGGAGATCAAGAAGATGCGTGGTTCAGACACTCCAATGTCACTGAGGTTAGCCAGACAGTAGTCTCTTATCTGCTGAAGGACTCTGTCCTTTTTGAAGGTTGTGGGTTTGGTTTTCTCTTCATTAAACAAGTCACTGTCCACCTTGGTTCTCACAAAGTAGAACTTCTTCCCCGCATCCTTGATTTTCTGAGCCAGGCGAGCATCATTGATGGTGAACCGAGAAGAAGAAATGATGACAAAGAAGTCATAGTTATCAAATCCCACTTTGTCTAGATAAGTGTCTGGGAGGAAATTGGGAGTCCCGGTCCCTGGCAGGTCCCAGAAGGTCACTTTGGGGTATTTTGGATGTTGATAAGGGGTTTTATGCTTAGTGGTCTCCACAACCCCGACATCGGCTGCCTCTTCTGCTACGTGACTCAACCCTCTCAGGGCATTTATAAAACTGGACTTGCCAGTCCCCGACTCCCCAATCACAGCCACCTCCAGGACAGCATTTTCTGCAGCAGCAATTACTTCCTGAATCTTGCTCACAACATCAGTCAGTCTTCCCTCCTGGAGGGCTTTTTGAATAGCTGTGAGAGTTTCTGGAGAGATCATGCCTCCCACCTTACTGATTAATGTAAAGTAATGAGGCAGAAATTGCTCTGCTAACTGTTGGAAATTCTTTTCTGAAGCATTCTTCAGGAAGTTTAAGATGAACTGATCCATGGCAGTTTCCTCGGGAGGTctgtgagaaagaagaaagactgaAGAGGTAAGAAAAGAGGGTTGGTAAAACAGAAACCCATCCCTCAAGGCACACTAGCCCCTGTGGGCCATTCCTGTCCTCACAGATTGATTCTTGTCGATGGAACTCATCTATATTCCTGGTTAGTTTACTCGTCTCAGCTGGAGAAGACACACCTTTTCTCTATCTTACTGGTTTCTGCATTTCAGATTCAGGAGAGAGTAACCATCCTTGCACTGTCATAATGATCTCAAAGACAGACGTGTGCATCATAACCCTGGAATCTGTGAATATATAATTTACACACCAGAGTGGGTTGGCTCCAGTGATTAACAGTTCTTAGCTGGGGCCAATACTTTGTGTTATCCAGATGGGCTCAGTTGCAAATTGAACTAATTACTGGCTTCCAGGACTAAAAGAGAATAAagttctgttgtttctgttgctgcatAATAACTGTCCATATTCATGGCATAATAACTGGTAATATTTCCACACAGGCATACAATGGCCAGTCAATTTAGCATACCCAACACCTAAATACACTAATACATTAGGGTTCCTAATACAGGAACAAAGGGTTTAGTTAACGGAGAGCAAGTGTCTCCCTCCTCATTGCCTATAACCCTGACTGGTCAGGAAGCCGAGGCAGAAGggcagcaagttcaaggcctgcctggactcCAGAGGGAGTTCATGGGCAGCTTGAGCAAATGGGGAAGACTACTGCAAAATCTGCAGCATGAAAGCAAAACACCCTAAGGCAGGATGTAATCAAGTCACTCCTGTGAACACTCAGGACAAAGGAAGGCCTCCATTGCAGGCCAGGTCTCTCTCCTGCCTCTCGGGGAGGGCTTCTTGGTGAGAAGTGTCTGCCTCCCCCACTAAGGCAAATCTAAATAAGGTGATGGAGTCCGGGTTTTGAACATCAGCTCTACACACACATAGTCCACATGCAACTCTACGAACAAGGAACAGGACCCAGAAGCTGCTGAAGGAGGAGAAGCCGACCTTCTCAAGAAGTGCCAGAGACGCACCAAGCCAAGCTGAAGTTCCGTTGCCCTTGGGAATGTGCAGTGAAATTACTGCACGCAGCAGGGTGAAAGATGTTTCCTTCTCAGAGGGGCTATAAAGCCATAGCTGTGTAGGTCAGCGGAAAACGGACCCACGCCAGCGAGAGCTAAGGGAGGTGTCTCCCGCGGGTCTAACCACTGTTTTTGTAAGACACTTGGGAGTCCTACATTACCAGGGAAGGCCCTCAAGTGAATCATAGAGACCGGGATCGATGCCAACAGCAAGAGGTTGATGGAAACCAACGTGTTCGGGTCTCCTGCACCGTAAGGAGAGGCCACCCCGAGGAACAAAAGCTTTGGGTTTCTATAGGCGAACTTTGGAAATAGCAGCAGGGCAATTTTTCATTGGTGGATATTTTGGGGTCTGGCTACGAGCTTCGACCTTCCAGCAGGGAGAGTTGCCAGTGTGTTCGGGGTTAAGCTGCCCGCTTTGCAGTTTCTCCAAGGACAGCCTGCCCCGACCTGTGTCCTTGAGGGCTTTTCCAGCAtcagtgtgtgtgaatgttcCATAGAtgcctgccttttttttcttggttgttcTCAAGCTAGATCTCTTCATTGTCTTAGGGATCCCCAGGCCCTGCTCCTGCGTGTTACGTGTTCCTCGCTCATAGTGAGAGCCTGAACGGCAGACGGACACCTCTGCCGGACCTGAAGTTAGCGGAACCTGCTAAGAATGATAGCAGGTATGGCTTCTTGACATTTTCGTGATAAAATTGATTATCGAGTGTTCATACTTGACAGTGGTGGGCTGAAAGCTGACCGAATGAATGCCAGGAACCACTTGTCAGTTCTGTCCGTTTGCATTTGTGCCCCACAATCTTCCTTTCCAAGCCAAGAGCACAGAACACATTTCTTCCACACTGCTCTTTAACAGAAAATACTTACTTGAAAAAAAGTCGTTAATGGGTGTAAACCAGATAATCCTTAAGTTaagaaataaaacttctatgaactTTTATCTTAAAAGGAATGTCAGAATTAGCCTCAGTGTCACCTGTAGCTTGAATCATCTAACTCTGAGGAGGATTTTAAGAAAGTTCTTCTTTCTAAGCTTTATACCCACAGACGACGTGCTGAATGATGTGTAAGGTGAGATACCCAATATGCaaagtttcttttttatgtttatttcatgaAAGTACAGGAAATGCTTACCTAATGACTTTTTATTAAATAAAGTGATTTTCATAGCTTTCCAACCCTTGCCACCCTTCCAACTCCATTCCTTTTTTGCTTCTCCTTTAAGAAAATAGATGGGGGGAAAAGAcgagaatttttaaaatgaacaagctagcaaacaaaaagaaaaactaaagaaagaacactcacacacactcaccaaaAAACTCAAAATGATACACCATAATATGTAAGCAGTGAtgttaaaaaaatctgaaataaagCAATATGTGATAtccaaataaatacatgaatgaataaattCTAGAAGTTCCAGAATAATATTGGTTCAGCTCTGCTCCATAACAGAATCTCATTGGTGTCTGTTTTGCAAGACTAATGTGGGTTTAACCTGTTTTATCGATTCTTAAGTTTTGTGTtatctgcttttaaaaatataaaaattgtgcTCATTATGTGTAATTGAAATTCATGATTAAGAAGTGATTgtaatgtgatttttttcccctacatGAAGAATTTTACTTAGGTATGTAAggactaagaaaaaaataaagttgttggagCACTGCTTTAtccagcaagtgtgtgtgtgtgtgcatgtgtgtgtgtgtgtgtatgcatgtgtgtgtgtgtgtgtttgtgtgtgtgtgtgcatgtgtgtgcgtgtttgtgtgtgtgtgtgcatgtgtgtgtgtgtgtgtttgtgtgtgtgtgtgtgcatgtgtgtgcatgtgtgtgtgtgtgtgtgtgtgtgtgtgtgtgtgtgtgcatgtgtgtgtgtgtgcctggtttaTATTAGTCACTGACCCCATGTGTACTCCTTGGATCGCTGAACTCACTGTCAGAGCTGGGCTTCCACAAgtcccagaaagaaaggaagaaagaaagaaagaaagaaagaaagaaagaaagaaagaaagaaagagagagaaggaagaaaggaaggaaggaaaggaaagaaaaagaaaaaggcacaaTGACACAATTGCCATATCATGCATGCTGTTggtgacaaaaataaaatcatttttattggtAGTGAAAGGTGAAAACAGGGCCAAGAAGCTGAGTCAGTGGGTAAAACCACTTGTTCTGCAAATCTGTCCAccttcaatccctggaacccacatgaaagaCCAGATAAGACAGTCCTCGGGAACCTCTGCCCCCCTATAAGAGCCACAGGAAGATGAAGCCTGAAGGTTACAGGCAAGATACCTAAAGTACACAGCACAGCCAAGAAAGAAGAGAGGTCTCATCTCCATAAATCAGAAGGCAAATCTAACTCTCCAaaattgtcccctgacctctgcacatgtgtgtaggatttgtgtgaccacacacacaaatgaataaataatttaaattaagatataaaaaaataaaagggttgGAGTGCAACTTAGTGGCTTAATACCAGtacaaagaagaaagaggagagaggggaaggaacaAGAGGATAAAGGCAAGAGGTAGGAAGAGCCAGAACAGgaagaagaatttttttatttctgaatacTAATTATATAAGGTGAGTGAGTGTTAGAACAACTAGAGAATCTTTGAGCATCTTAAAAACCATATGCATCCACTCTCAAGTGCCTTCTGTGAGTGTAAAGATGGATGTGAGCGTGCTACCTCTTATGGAGAAGGACGGACATCATCAGACCTCAGCCAGTAAGTTTCCTCCATGGGCCAATGATAAAACATCACTTAGGTTCTTGTTCGTACGAAAATCTCACAGAGTTGTGCCATAGCTCCCTGGCAGCGCAGCGCTAGACTCAGAAAACGCGGCTGCTTTACAATGAGCGCTGCATGGCTTCCTGTGGGAGTCACCCAGCAATACCCTGCTCGGCCCAAACTTTTTTCCAACTCTCATGATACTACGGACACCAAAGGGCAGCTCCAGACACACGACTCCCTTCTGTGAAAGGATGATGACACGACTGGCTGCCTACCCTCTGCCCTCAGTGCTGAAACTCAGGTCGCTGTGGAGGCATGGGCTTTTCTCACTCACCAGATCCAAGGAGTTTCTGCTCTAAACAGAGCCGATGTTTCCACCAAAGGAGCAGAGAGCTCTAAGGGCCTGTTGCTCACTGCAGCCAAAGGCTCAGCCACCTACAACTGCCAAGTGTCTGCCCTCCTTCAGGAGAGCATTAAGGAGAGCAGGAAGCGGGGAGGGCTACCTGGAGCCTGGAGCAGTGAGCCCTGATGGTACAGAGAGTGGAAAAGCTCTGCAGCTGTCTCTGTCAACAGGCAGATAATGACAGGAGCTGCCCAATGCATTTTCAGGAAGCAAAAGTGAAAGTAAACCTCTGTGTGTGCTTTCTGGGAAGCATAACCATCTCCAGGAAAATGAAACTGAACATTCCATAATTTCACATGATCAGGAATTGAAAAACAAAGGTGGAGGTTCAGAGCTAACAAGTCAGTTTTTTCTTGGTATGTGAGAAGAAACCTAGCCTTCTTAGGTGTCTTAGCCAAGACACCTGGGAAATGAGTTCTCTGAAGCCAGGGGACAAGGATGAAAGAAGTAAGAAGTTTCCAAAACACCCCCAGTGAATGACTGAAACACATTGCCCAGTAGGAGGAAGTGCAAGTCAAGTCAAGATCAAGCATCAGATCACACTTACTGATAGAATCGTGTGTTTCTGAGGGGCTCAGAGTGATTACTCCGTGCAGTGGAAGTTTGTGGGGGTCTGGGTACTGCCCTTGATCCTTTCTCAGTGAGCAGGAAGGCAATGAGGGGCACAGCTGGTGGTGGAGATTGAGAGAAATGAAAGGGACCAGTTGCTGGCCTGTGGAGAAACCTGAGTGGGCGCCCTGGATGTCGGGACACATACAGACCTAGAAATCAGTgatggaggagaggcagagagtgtAAGAAAGTACTCAGCCCTTCCTCGATGCTGTGAACATACCTTTGCACACCTCTTGTCGCCTGAGTTCATTCTTCAGCTCTCAGCTCTCCAACGACTCTGTGATGGAATATTCTAAAGAAAATTGCCCACACCCCGCAGGCTACAACACCAACCTGTCAGGCAAGATGTCTCCACTGATGCAGTAGTGACAAGATTGCTCGTGGGAGTAGCCAACAGTTCTCAGCCGGTGTTGAAGGCTGCTCCACAGAGGGAATTTATACCTGGTACTGAAAACACGGTCAAAAACCAAGGTTAGAGAACTCATTGGCCCAAGGAGAGGGGCCTACCGATGTTGTGTCACTAAATAGCCATCTTGGCAAGCTGCCTTCTAAACATTTGTGTTCATGTTTATAAATGTGTGCCGCTCTCAACCTTAGGCTGACAATCTTCTCATTTGAGTGCTTGCCACAGAGAGTCACCACTCTTTAAAGCGTTGAGAAAAGaggacctctgctcagatgtagcccttggtagctcagtatccaagtgggtaccctaataaggggaagagggactatttctgacatgaactcaatggcaggctctttggcctcccccctcccctgagggagcagcagccctgctaggccacagaggaggactttgcagccagtcctgaagatacctgataaaccagtatcagatgaaaggggaggaagtcctcccctatcagtggacttggaaaggggcagggaggagatgatggagcgagggtgggattggaagggaaagaggaagcaggatacagcagggatacaaagttaacgaactgtaactaatattaaaaaaaaaaaaaagaagaagaagaagtcaacctaggatgggagaaaaaaatgaactggatacaaataggaaaagaagtgaATGATTCCTATTTGAAGATGGTATGATATACATAAGAGATTccaaaaattccaccaaaaaAAGTTCTGGATCGAGACTTTCAGAAAAGTaacagaatacaaaattaactttaaaggaTTACTGGGCCTTTTTGTATGCCAACAGAGAATAAGATTGTGGAAATACAGCCAGGAGTGGTTTAAAGTCACACacgtttaattccagcactcagagaggcagaggcagatgttcAAAGCCAACATCGTCTTCCATatccttaaacatttttttaattattttgattcACTGGTAATTTTTCTATATCATGTGGACAGTATAACATATCAACACAATTATACAATATGTTCCAACCAAATCAGCATACTTTCTTACCCTTACAGCATTTCTTAGTCTTTGATGAATTTCAGTGctttcatttgcttatttatgGATAGATCAGAGGTTAATGTTTAAATttcttattgt is part of the Meriones unguiculatus strain TT.TT164.6M chromosome 11, Bangor_MerUng_6.1, whole genome shotgun sequence genome and encodes:
- the LOC110551039 gene encoding interferon-gamma-inducible GTPase 10-like translates to MDQFILNFLKNASEKNFQQLAEQFLPHYFTLISKVGGMISPETLTAIQKALQEGRLTDVVSKIQEVIAAAENAVLEVAVIGESGTGKSSFINALRGLSHVAEEAADVGVVETTKHKTPYQHPKYPKVTFWDLPGTGTPNFLPDTYLDKVGFDNYDFFVIISSSRFTINDARLAQKIKDAGKKFYFVRTKVDSDLFNEEKTKPTTFKKDRVLQQIRDYCLANLSDIGVSEPRIFLISNFDLDRFDFPKLEETLLKEVPCHKRHMFALLLPSISDASIEIKRSFLQEKIWMEALKSAALAFIPCMTFLMGFDLPQQEQCLKGYRSYFGLDDESIEEIAEKLDTPVQDIRGHLKSLDFWSLVKDDSIVAKSINCAEAFCAVKGGPSSSVIQGFKAYNLHSKFLNVVADDAKHLLRKIETVNIA